Proteins from a genomic interval of Bradyrhizobium sp. CCBAU 53340:
- a CDS encoding prephenate dehydratase → MSKMKIAFQGEPGANSHIAIVEAYPDAEPMPCATFEDALSAISSGEADLGMIPIENSVAGRVADIHHLLPASGLFIIGEWFLPVRHQLMAIKGTKLEDIKSVESHVHALGQCRRVIRKLGIKPIVHADTAGSARDISERNDKTVAAIASRLAAKIYGLDILAEDIEDESHNTTRFVVLAREPKWAPQGSGPLVTTFVFRVRNLPAALYKALGGFATNGVNMTKLESYMVDGNFFATQFYADVDGHPEDKGLAFAIEELKFFSREFRIVGVYPGHPFRATFSETQD, encoded by the coding sequence ATGAGCAAGATGAAGATCGCATTCCAGGGCGAACCTGGCGCCAATTCCCACATCGCCATCGTCGAGGCCTATCCCGACGCCGAGCCGATGCCCTGCGCCACCTTCGAGGACGCGCTGTCGGCAATCTCCTCGGGCGAGGCCGATCTCGGCATGATCCCGATCGAGAACTCGGTCGCCGGGCGCGTCGCCGACATCCATCATCTCTTGCCGGCCTCCGGCCTCTTCATCATCGGCGAATGGTTCTTGCCGGTCCGGCATCAGCTGATGGCGATCAAGGGCACCAAGCTCGAAGACATCAAGTCCGTCGAGAGCCATGTGCATGCGCTCGGCCAGTGCCGCCGCGTCATCCGCAAGCTCGGCATCAAGCCCATCGTGCACGCCGACACCGCCGGCAGCGCCCGCGACATCTCCGAGCGCAACGACAAGACCGTCGCCGCGATCGCCTCGCGCCTCGCCGCAAAGATCTACGGCCTCGACATTCTCGCCGAGGACATCGAGGACGAGTCCCACAACACCACGCGCTTCGTGGTGCTGGCGCGCGAGCCGAAATGGGCCCCGCAAGGCTCGGGCCCGCTGGTCACGACTTTTGTTTTCCGCGTGCGCAACCTGCCCGCCGCGCTCTACAAGGCGCTCGGCGGCTTTGCCACCAACGGCGTCAATATGACCAAGCTCGAAAGCTACATGGTCGACGGCAATTTCTTCGCCACCCAGTTCTACGCGGATGTCGACGGCCACCCCGAAGACAAGGGCCTGGCGTTTGCGATCGAGGAGCTGAAATTCTTCTCACGCGAATTCCGCATCGTCGGCGTCTATCCCGGCCACCCGTTCCGGGCGACGTTCAGCGAGACGCAGGATTAG
- a CDS encoding ABC transporter substrate-binding protein, translated as MAITRRDLLLTGAAVAALPAFGSAAGVPVVGAAEAQVAGEPPWRHALSLFGKVKYPADFKRYDYVNPDAPKGGVARQIAVGTFDNLNIVVSGVKGQVAGAVAFIYESLTTPSLDEVSTEYGALAEAVSYPDDFSFVIYRLRPEAKWHDGKPVTADDVIFSLDSFKKHHPMYSAYYSHVVRAEKVDEREVKFVFDAPGNRELPQIVGQLIVLPKHWWEGTDAQGRKRDVSATTLEMPLGSGPYRVKDFVAGRSIALERVKDYWGRDLAANVGRNNFDELRYEYFRDATVAIEAFKADQVDWRTENSAKNWATAYDFPAVAEKRVILEEFANRSSGVMQAFVPNLRRAKFSDPRVRRALNCAFDFEEMNKQLFYGQYKRVSSYFDGLDELMATGLPQGKELEILETVRAQVPPEVFTTPYSNPVGGTPEAVRDNLREALRLFKEAGYEVRDRKLIDVKSGTQFSIELLNQDPSFERVTLFYKPSLERLGIAVSVRTVDPTQYENRTREWDFDIVTNSWGESQSPGNEQREFWSSKTADIAGSRNLAGIKNPAIDKLIERLIYATDREDLVAATKALDRVLLWNHYVVPQWNYPKVRTARWDRFGRPAELPRYGQSGFPFIWWYDADKAARIAKKS; from the coding sequence TTGGCCATTACCCGACGCGATCTCCTGCTCACCGGCGCGGCCGTCGCTGCGCTTCCTGCTTTCGGTTCAGCGGCGGGTGTTCCCGTCGTCGGCGCGGCAGAGGCGCAAGTGGCCGGAGAGCCGCCCTGGCGCCACGCGCTGTCGCTGTTCGGAAAGGTCAAGTATCCCGCCGACTTCAAGCGCTATGACTACGTCAATCCGGACGCGCCGAAGGGCGGTGTCGCGCGCCAGATCGCGGTTGGAACCTTCGACAATCTCAACATCGTCGTCTCAGGCGTGAAGGGCCAGGTCGCAGGTGCGGTCGCCTTCATCTACGAATCCCTTACGACGCCCTCGCTCGACGAAGTCTCGACTGAATATGGCGCGCTGGCCGAGGCCGTCAGCTATCCGGACGATTTTTCTTTCGTCATCTATCGTTTGCGGCCTGAGGCCAAATGGCACGACGGCAAGCCGGTTACCGCGGATGACGTGATCTTCTCGCTCGATTCCTTCAAAAAGCATCATCCGATGTACTCGGCCTACTACAGCCATGTGGTCCGGGCCGAGAAGGTTGACGAGCGAGAGGTGAAATTCGTCTTCGACGCGCCGGGCAACCGCGAGCTGCCGCAGATCGTCGGGCAGCTCATCGTCCTGCCCAAGCATTGGTGGGAGGGAACGGACGCGCAGGGCCGCAAGCGCGATGTCTCGGCGACAACGCTCGAAATGCCGCTGGGCTCCGGTCCTTACAGGGTCAAGGACTTCGTTGCCGGACGGTCGATCGCGCTGGAGCGCGTCAAGGATTATTGGGGCCGCGACCTCGCCGCCAATGTTGGCCGAAACAATTTCGACGAGCTGCGTTACGAGTATTTCCGCGATGCCACCGTCGCGATCGAGGCCTTCAAGGCCGATCAGGTTGATTGGCGCACCGAGAACAGCGCGAAGAACTGGGCCACTGCCTACGATTTCCCGGCCGTGGCCGAAAAGCGCGTGATCCTCGAGGAGTTCGCCAATCGCAGCTCGGGCGTGATGCAAGCCTTTGTGCCGAACCTGCGGCGTGCCAAGTTCAGCGATCCGCGCGTGCGCCGCGCGCTGAACTGCGCGTTCGACTTCGAGGAGATGAACAAGCAGCTCTTCTATGGTCAGTACAAGCGCGTCAGCAGCTATTTCGACGGCCTCGACGAACTCATGGCGACGGGATTGCCGCAGGGGAAAGAGCTCGAAATCCTTGAGACGGTTCGCGCCCAGGTCCCCCCTGAAGTCTTCACGACGCCTTACAGCAATCCGGTCGGCGGCACTCCGGAAGCCGTGCGCGACAATCTCCGCGAGGCCCTGCGCCTGTTCAAGGAGGCCGGCTACGAGGTGCGCGACCGCAAGCTGATCGACGTCAAGAGCGGCACCCAGTTCTCGATTGAATTGCTGAACCAGGATCCGAGCTTCGAACGGGTCACGTTATTCTACAAGCCGTCGCTGGAACGGCTCGGCATCGCCGTCAGCGTGCGGACGGTCGATCCGACCCAATACGAGAACAGGACACGCGAGTGGGATTTCGACATCGTCACCAACTCCTGGGGCGAATCGCAGTCGCCGGGGAACGAGCAGCGCGAGTTCTGGTCGTCGAAAACAGCTGACATCGCCGGGTCCCGCAACCTTGCCGGCATCAAGAATCCGGCCATCGACAAGCTGATCGAGCGGCTGATCTACGCCACCGATCGCGAGGATCTCGTCGCCGCAACCAAGGCGCTCGACCGTGTGCTGCTGTGGAATCACTACGTCGTGCCGCAATGGAATTATCCGAAGGTGCGCACCGCGCGCTGGGATCGCTTCGGCCGGCCGGCGGAGCTGCCCAGATACGGTCAGTCGGGCTTCCCGTTCATCTGGTGGTATGACGCGGACAAGGCGGCACGGATCGCAAAGAAGTCGTGA
- a CDS encoding cytochrome c family protein, translating into MDSFELNKILGAVLGTCLILLVTSFTANALFTPKMPEKPGFEIAVKEEAGEKGGAGAAAAAAEPIEKLLQTASVEKGAAAAKKCGACHTFEKGGPNRVGPNLYGIVGDHVGEGRGGFNFSAGMKSKGGTWDFDALNKFITNPKAAVPGTAMGFAGIPKDSERADVIAYLNSLSDSPKPLPTAAK; encoded by the coding sequence ATGGACTCTTTCGAACTCAACAAGATTCTCGGTGCCGTGCTTGGCACCTGTCTCATCCTGCTGGTGACGAGCTTCACCGCCAATGCGCTGTTTACGCCCAAGATGCCGGAAAAGCCGGGCTTCGAGATCGCCGTGAAGGAAGAAGCCGGCGAGAAGGGTGGCGCGGGCGCCGCGGCTGCCGCCGCCGAGCCGATCGAAAAGCTGCTCCAGACCGCCTCCGTCGAGAAGGGCGCTGCCGCCGCCAAGAAGTGCGGCGCCTGCCACACCTTCGAGAAGGGTGGCCCGAACCGCGTCGGTCCGAACCTCTACGGCATCGTTGGCGATCACGTCGGTGAAGGCCGCGGTGGCTTCAACTTCTCGGCTGGCATGAAGAGCAAGGGCGGCACCTGGGACTTCGATGCGCTCAACAAGTTCATCACCAATCCGAAGGCTGCCGTTCCCGGCACCGCGATGGGCTTCGCCGGTATTCCGAAGGACAGCGAGCGCGCCGACGTCATCGCTTATCTGAACAGCCTCTCCGACAGCCCGAAGCCGCTGCCCACCGCAGCGAAATAA
- a CDS encoding 3-deoxy-manno-octulosonate cytidylyltransferase, translating into MIDPRILVLIPARMAATRLPGKPLADIAGLPMIVHVMRRAEAAGIGRVAVATDTDEIASVVTAHGGEAVMTRATHPSGSDRIHEAMQKLDPDGKAEIVVNLQGDFPTITVDNIREVLPPLEDPAVDIATLASQIHTEEEDLAPSVVKAIGTSLGGRRMRALYFTRATAPSGDGPRYHHIGLYAYRRAALERYVSLPPSPLELQEKLEQLRALEAGMRIDFTIVDTVPRGVDTPADLETARGILSKS; encoded by the coding sequence ATGATCGACCCCCGCATCCTGGTGCTGATCCCCGCCCGCATGGCCGCCACCCGCCTGCCCGGCAAGCCGCTCGCCGATATCGCGGGCCTGCCGATGATCGTGCACGTGATGCGGCGCGCCGAGGCCGCCGGCATCGGCCGGGTTGCGGTGGCAACCGATACCGACGAGATCGCGTCGGTCGTGACAGCCCATGGCGGCGAGGCCGTGATGACCCGCGCCACGCATCCGTCCGGGTCCGACCGCATTCATGAGGCCATGCAGAAGCTCGATCCGGACGGCAAGGCGGAGATCGTGGTCAATCTGCAGGGGGATTTCCCGACCATCACGGTCGACAATATTCGCGAGGTGCTGCCGCCGCTGGAGGACCCGGCCGTGGACATCGCCACGCTGGCCTCGCAGATCCACACCGAGGAGGAGGACCTCGCCCCGAGCGTCGTCAAGGCGATCGGAACCTCGCTCGGCGGCCGCCGGATGCGCGCACTTTATTTCACCCGCGCCACCGCGCCGAGCGGCGACGGACCGCGCTACCACCATATCGGCCTCTACGCCTATCGCCGCGCCGCGCTGGAGCGCTACGTTTCGCTGCCGCCCTCGCCGCTGGAATTGCAGGAGAAGCTCGAGCAGCTCCGCGCGCTGGAGGCCGGGATGCGGATCGACTTCACCATCGTCGACACCGTGCCCCGCGGGGTCGACACGCCGGCGGACCTCGAGACCGCCCGCGGCATCCTTTCCAAATCCTGA